CGGTGGACTAAACGACTCGTGGTATCCATCGTACATGGTATAAAATTTCCAAGATGGCGAATTATCCGATGCGAGATTCTGCAATCGCAAACCTTCCTTGAGGTTCATGCATCCATAAACGGATCCGCTCACCACGAGAAGATAGAAGAATAATGTAGCTACTTTCACGGTGGGTTTGGTGATGAAAGGACCGTAAACATCTCGGAAGAACTTCATGAACGGGTGGTGGAAATAGGCATCGATATTTAAGGGCTTATTTTCCGGACGGACTCCTCCGGCGCAGAAGATACGGTACGGGCTGTTTGTAGACTCTCGTTTGGGTAAAACATTATGACAGGTGAAGCAGTGTATGTTACTAGCCTCTCGTTCTCCCATGTACGCCATACAAGCAGCAAAGAATGTGACCTGATAAATGTAGGCAAACACCATGGCAATACCTGAATAGGCGCAAAACATTCTGACCCCTGGGAGAGGTGTCGTGGCCCCGATGATGAATGCAAGGGTGTCGGTTAGATTCGTAATGGTGATAGATACAGCAGCTTCTGAGAAGGTTCTTCCCATTCTCTCTTCGACGGAAAGATACAAGTTGAGTTGACGCCAAGCCGCTACCATAATGAACATATTGTCCACTCCGACACCTGCCAAGAACAACCAGTTTAAGTCTTATCAATGAAATACGTGTCAAAATCATGATTTGGGATGTTAAAAGCTCTCACCTTTTGTTTATATGATCATTGTTTGTTGTAAACTCAATCCATATCATGAGTGTTGTTGACATGACTTATGATTTATGAAGGCACTGTTGTCTGTGTTCAGTTCTACATTAGCATCAACCACGTGTTACTCACCGAGCACAAGGAAAGGCATCATGGAGACCATCTCATTGAAGTTGAATTGACAATAGCTCAGCAGCCCCACGGAGGAGACAATTGCAAATCCAGCAGATAAAACTCCAAGCAGGCCGAGGATGGGTTTACTGACGACCCAGTCGTTGGTCATGAGAGAGAGAACAGCAAATAGGATTAGCATGCAGAATGTAGCTACAAACCTCGGCAGGATGATATGTGTGGCACGTTTGACTTCGGTCGGCAGAGACTGTGACGTGCACGAGACAAGGGTCATCAAGGAATCTTCCGAGGTCTCTCTCTGTATCATCAACTCCTCTATCTCCCTCTCCCAGGCGTCGGCTTCTTCTTTCGGGATACCGGAGAGGTAGTAATGGAGGATAACGGCTTTGGCACTTGTAACTATATCGGTACCTGGAATAACCTCCACGTCCCCCATCTGACTGGCTATGATTGTTTTATGGTTCTTTCCCGGAAATGTAAATGTTGGGTATGTCAGAGAAACGTTAAAGCCAGCAGCGGACATACGGAGTATATCCACCAATGGATTCGTAATGCATCTCGCATTCCATTTCATACACAATTCTCTAAAAGATTTACCTGATTGTGAAGAGTTGAAAGATACTTGGTAACTTGTTATAAACTGATCTAGTTCCAGAATTTCTTGGATAACCGTTTGTCTTAAAACGTTCCCGTCGTCCTTTGTGGTAATTATCAATTGTAATTTACTCATGAAGGAGTCGAGCACTCTATTGGGAATAAATTCGCCGCCTTCGGTTCCTATTACGAATGCATCCATGGCATAAACTTTGTCATCCAAACTTGGACTTCCTAGAGGTGTAAATAAAGCCTCAATATcgtcatcaatatatatatgttggacCCCGGATGCAGTGACAGCAAAAAGAACCAACGGAGCTAATAGGAAGAATAGTTTGTGACGTGCTACCAGTTTGCCGTACTTGTAGAACACCTTACTAAGTAAATTATCCACGAATCCACAACTCAAGGAACATTCCATTTTCCCGTTTTTTGATTCGATGGTATCATAACTAGAATTGGAAGAAGTATTTCGGAGTTTTTCAGTAGAAGACATTTCTAATTTTACGATATAAATCTTTGATATATAATGAACATAAATGAAAAGTCGTCACGTATTTGGAAAGCAATATCCTCGTTGGTAATTGGAGGCGTTCTTTAATATTGAGATACTTGAAATCGATGTGTCGTTGTTAATAATTCCTTTCTTTAGTTTTGCAAGATAGGTTCTTGTATTGGTTCTATCCTGTAGAAACGAAAGTAGATTGGAAAGGTCATTAAATATGTGTTCTGTAGTAAAACACTGCATGAAAACTAAATGCATCAAtggtaatataaatatataccaacaatataaatataaaagtttcATTCTTGGTGTATTTGGTAGCGAAAATGACCAACAAAGCAGCACCCAATTGTGCACGGCATCAGTGGGTGTACTAACGTGAGATTCCATGAACTCACTCTCTTACATTATGGCTACTTATTACTCTCACCAGTAAATTCACCTTGTGTTTTATAGATGTAATTAATGGCTCATTGTATCGTGCGAATGAAACTGAACTTGTCTTCTCACTCAAAACAGTTATAATTAGAAGATAATTAACATCATCACATGCAAAGTATATGCAAATTTAGGCTATAAGTAATAACTACTATTTAAGAGCTACACACATTAATCTTATAGAAAGCTGAAAAGACTGtcacaaataatacaaatgcTGCGCTACAGAAGAAGGTGATACATAACACCTGACAGTAATTTATTTCATAGGCAGACCTGTTCATACTGCATCATGCAATAACCATTACATATATCATAACCACATCATCCTGAAGTACACTAATACCACGACCCATTcctcaaagcactcgtattgacatTATCTGatataaacatgatattcatacttcATCCTGAAATACACTAATACCACTATTAATACTCTACTCTCGTATCATTCCTCAAAGCACTCGTTCTGACATTATCTGATATAAACATGATATTCTCTATTAATAATTGTCAGTATGAAGGTTTTGAAGCaagacatgaaagtacagtttatAAAACCAATGTACAAACAAAGTTTTCAAGATTGTCGCTTGTCACTTGTATGTGATTTATGTACTGACCATTCATTCGGCCTCCAAAAGTTATCGCTATCACAAAATTTAGGACATATTATCAGCCATGTTTTGAAAAAGATTTTAATTTGATGCCCGTTATTAATTAAAACTATTCAGTTCAAGTTCCTCTAACCATTCTCCCTCTATCCGTGACTTTAATATTTAAGTCTGAATTTAAATTTCACGTGTTATGAAAGGAATAACTAGTTTTCAATATGCTATTTAATATTG
This window of the Apostichopus japonicus isolate 1M-3 chromosome 9, ASM3797524v1, whole genome shotgun sequence genome carries:
- the LOC139973700 gene encoding patched domain-containing protein 3-like; the encoded protein is MSSTEKLRNTSSNSSYDTIESKNGKMECSLSCGFVDNLLSKVFYKYGKLVARHKLFFLLAPLVLFAVTASGVQHIYIDDDIEALFTPLGSPSLDDKVYAMDAFVIGTEGGEFIPNRVLDSFMSKLQLIITTKDDGNVLRQTVIQEILELDQFITSYQVSFNSSQSGKSFRELCMKWNARCITNPLVDILRMSAAGFNVSLTYPTFTFPGKNHKTIIASQMGDVEVIPGTDIVTSAKAVILHYYLSGIPKEEADAWEREIEELMIQRETSEDSLMTLVSCTSQSLPTEVKRATHIILPRFVATFCMLILFAVLSLMTNDWVVSKPILGLLGVLSAGFAIVSSVGLLSYCQFNFNEMVSMMPFLVLGVGVDNMFIMVAAWRQLNLYLSVEERMGRTFSEAAVSITITNLTDTLAFIIGATTPLPGVRMFCAYSGIAMVFAYIYQVTFFAACMAYMGEREASNIHCFTCHNVLPKRESTNSPYRIFCAGGVRPENKPLNIDAYFHHPFMKFFRDVYGPFITKPTVKVATLFFYLLVVSGSVYGCMNLKEGLRLQNLASDNSPSWKFYTMYDGYHESFSPPLHVIFKGEIEYWNYTTNLAIENTTLAFEASRFTFHQGSADSWVRAYNYFLQNRLMGRPPSKEEYVQILREEFLVNPRFRHYSLDISFKTDSYNVTSINASRLLLSTRGADSPVMEQAFVKELRQIASDSELDVIAFSPVFIFYDQHIGIIPYTFQTLFIAMLSMFTVALIMIPHPMCALWVTICTISIDTAVLGYMSLWGVSLDVITMINILLCIGFSIDFSAHITYAFVIGKSADANKRVIWALRNLGMPILQGALSSIIAILPLATAGVYIFRAFFKTLFLVMLFGAVHGLLFLPVALSVLGRFIPSKEEKGRSFFESGEEAAEKIEKKTDFYENVTLATFNDEELVELFISTV